Proteins encoded within one genomic window of Marasmius oreades isolate 03SP1 chromosome 6, whole genome shotgun sequence:
- a CDS encoding uncharacterized protein (CAZy:GH43), which yields MPSNWTSLVASLCLLLAAAQAAVIVPGATWTDTSGNVIQAHGGGILKVGSTYYWHGEDKAHNSGLFRAVSCYSSADLVSWTRQTDSLKPISGTMISTSNIVERPKVLFNTKNSEYVMWFHSDSSNYGSAMVGVATSKTPCGPYTYKASWKPLGAESRDMGIFKDDDGTAYLLYASDNNQNFKISRLDADYYNVTTQVNVLSGSTLESPGIIKRNGVYYLFASHTTGWDPNPNKYFRATSLSGTWSSQADIAPSATRTYFSQNAFDLPLGSDGIYMGDRWRPSLLGSSRYVWYPLSWSSGNPQIVHADVWNVNLAAGTYTVTTGTTYEAESGTISGSAVSMSSSSFSGGKGVGFLGLIHTSSRIEQGFD from the exons ATGCCATCAAATTGGACCTCCCTCGTCGCTTCGCTGTGTCTTCTTCTCGCTGCCGCACAGGCTGCGGTCATAGTTCCAGGAGCTACGTGGACCGATACTAGTGGCAATGTCATCCAGGCTCATGGAGGCGGCATTTTGAAA GTTGGTTCCACCTATTACTGGCACGGAGAAGACAAAGCCCACAACAGTGGTCTGTTTCGTGCTGTATCATGCTATTCT TCCGCCGATTTAGTTTCTTGGACTCGTCAGACTGACTCCTTGAAACCCATTTCAGGCACCATGATATCCACGTCCAACATTGTCGAACGTCCGAAGG TCTTATTCAACACCAAA AATTCTGAATATGTTATGTGGTTCCACTCCGACAGCTCGAA TTACGGGTCCGCTATGGTCGGTGTCGCAACCTCCAAGACACCATGTGGTCCGTATACTTACAAGGCTAGTTGGAAACCACTGGGAGCCGAATCTCGCGACATGGGTATCTTTAAAGATG ATGACG GAACGGCATACCTTCTCTATGCATCGGATAACAACCAGAACTTCAAAATCTCGAGGTTAGATGCCGACTATTACAACGTCACTACCCAGGTCAACGTCCTTTCGG GTTCCACACTCGAGTCACCAGGGATCATCAAACGAAATGGT GTATATTACCTCTTCGCCTCGCACACAACCGGCTGGGACCCCAACCCCAACAAATACTTCCGAGCCACA TCGTTATCGGGCACTTGGTCCTCTCAAGCTGATATCGCTCCGTCGGCAACCCGAACTTACTTCTCCCAAAACGCCTTTGACCTCCCCCTCGGCTCCGACGGGATCTACATGGGCGACCGATGGCGACCCTCTCTCCTTGGTAGCAGCCGATACGTCTGGTACCCTCTGTCATGGTCATCCGGGAACCCCCAAATAGTCCATGCCGATGTTTGGAACGTAAATCTGGCTGCCG GAACGTACACTGTTACCACTGGTACTACTTACGAGGCTGAAAGCGGTACAATCAGCGGCTCAGCGGTATCAATGTCCAGTTCTAGTTTCTCTGGTGGGAAGGGCGTTGGCTTCCTAGGTCTTATCCATACATCGTCGAGAATTGAGCAAGGTTTTGACTAA
- a CDS encoding uncharacterized protein (CAZy:GH43) encodes MPSNWTSLVASLCLLLAAAQAAVIVPGATWTDTSGNVIQAHGGGILKVGSTYYWHGEDKAHNSGLFRAVSCYSSADLVSWTRQTDSLKPISGTMISTSNIVERPKVLFNTKNSEYVMWFHSDSSNYGSAMVGVATSKTPCGPYTYKASWKPLGAESRDMGIFKDDDGTAYLLYASDNNQNFKISRLDADYYNVTTQVNVLSGSTLESPGIIKRNGVYYLFASHTTGWDPNPNKYFRATSLSGTWSSQADIAPSATRTYFSQNAFDLPLGSDGIYMGDRWRPSLLGSSRYVWYPLSWSSGNPQIVHADVWNVNLAAGTYTVTTGTTYEAESGTISGSAVSMSSSSFSGGKGVGFLGNGGSLTINNIQGNGLGQWIALYYANGDSTWRNTTVSVNGGESVLVDQPNTGGGSVVLSVPVKLNLRSGSNSITFSAGQSNYAADLDKIVVYTGN; translated from the exons ATGCCATCAAATTGGACCTCCCTCGTCGCTTCGCTGTGTCTTCTTCTCGCTGCCGCACAGGCTGCGGTCATAGTTCCAGGAGCTACGTGGACCGATACTAGTGGCAATGTCATCCAGGCTCATGGAGGCGGCATTTTGAAA GTTGGTTCCACCTATTACTGGCACGGAGAAGACAAAGCCCACAACAGTGGTCTGTTTCGTGCTGTATCATGCTATTCT TCCGCCGATTTAGTTTCTTGGACTCGTCAGACTGACTCCTTGAAACCCATTTCAGGCACCATGATATCCACGTCCAACATTGTCGAACGTCCGAAGG TCTTATTCAACACCAAA AATTCTGAATATGTTATGTGGTTCCACTCCGACAGCTCGAA TTACGGGTCCGCTATGGTCGGTGTCGCAACCTCCAAGACACCATGTGGTCCGTATACTTACAAGGCTAGTTGGAAACCACTGGGAGCCGAATCTCGCGACATGGGTATCTTTAAAGATG ATGACG GAACGGCATACCTTCTCTATGCATCGGATAACAACCAGAACTTCAAAATCTCGAGGTTAGATGCCGACTATTACAACGTCACTACCCAGGTCAACGTCCTTTCGG GTTCCACACTCGAGTCACCAGGGATCATCAAACGAAATGGT GTATATTACCTCTTCGCCTCGCACACAACCGGCTGGGACCCCAACCCCAACAAATACTTCCGAGCCACA TCGTTATCGGGCACTTGGTCCTCTCAAGCTGATATCGCTCCGTCGGCAACCCGAACTTACTTCTCCCAAAACGCCTTTGACCTCCCCCTCGGCTCCGACGGGATCTACATGGGCGACCGATGGCGACCCTCTCTCCTTGGTAGCAGCCGATACGTCTGGTACCCTCTGTCATGGTCATCCGGGAACCCCCAAATAGTCCATGCCGATGTTTGGAACGTAAATCTGGCTGCCG GAACGTACACTGTTACCACTGGTACTACTTACGAGGCTGAAAGCGGTACAATCAGCGGCTCAGCGGTATCAATGTCCAGTTCTAGTTTCTCTGGTGGGAAGGGCGTTGGCTTCCTAG GCAATGGAGGTTCTCTTACCATCAACAACATTCAGGGGAATGGTCTAGGACAATGGATAGCTCTATATTATGCGAATG GTGACTCCACATGGCGCAACACAACAGTCAGCGTGAATGGTGGTGAAAGTGTTCTCGTTGACCAACCCAACACTGGCGGGGGTAGTGTAGTCTTGTCGGTCCCCGTGAAGCTGAACCTCCGCAGTGGCTCCAATTCCATTACCTTTTCGGCGGGCCAGTCCA ATTATGCGGCTGATTTGGATAAGATTGTTGTGTACACGGGAAACTGA
- a CDS encoding uncharacterized protein (MEROPS:MER0036028) — translation MLYDSTPQYEHFAHLPHAKEPFKGLYVFQRLFTTLLLVPYWTLYYLLLPRSYRPRPSWSIRQIIFVNFTRRISRVTEVAGVNWDTRDPDEEPDHDKLKETRFEWAPPLEQRLRSGVVVDRYGRVPFKRVGTYVWPKERPVAVMDPKCTAEQSSSDDNIPVIGIYLHGGGYCQMSAHEKVRTSNIPRRLMKDKLFTEIHAVEYRLLQHAPLPAVIIDAATVYAHVVRKYYQNIPVPQPSSSDTPSNGSNVAVPVADGQKKCKIVLIGDSSGGNLVLALARWIRDEEQLPMPDGLLLFSPSCDASHAFPSSPSYYIPRPNASTDYLTDTPEPRALLQRTFLGFKHRPQDAWEKENSQRDRMTLMWLGSAGAASVISLGRGLMRSVNFGSPPTIGATCSSSTLSVLDDAERAKIQEENCRLMLVVHSEYVSPASPKVLKRWGHPVDMYDGSKLCECKGDLDGEWDCDHSKDSDPNRNRNLPTANSEVTLTGGIKRKMVKVGGNEHARIFLGTGGHDSDADSVSTMTPENSPLAPYHVPAVAQMETLEEERSLITEGLNDTQSNERGKDNDQQSPPSMSSEVRLPTQAAHIPSHTHAGETDSNHTRTESKASSSTAVTTHVPPKITITPFDGEGEEFPTPRRHLRTRAGVEEESYHYHHALKYSRYKKLFEGFPKTLIMIGDAERLTIEVKNLGRAMARDLDGDDCGGNRVRMRWIKDAVHDVYIIPPGWWDEKEKNIAWEDVKTWMKEIRDE, via the exons ATGTTATACGACTCAACGCCCCAGTACGAGCATTTCGCCCATTTACCTCACGCAAAAGAACCTTTCAAAGGCCTATACGTCTTTCAACGTCTATTCACCACCCTTCTGCTTGTTCCCTACTGGACTCTATATTACTTACTCCTTCCAAGGTCATATCGTCCCCGACCATCATGGAGTATCCGTCAAATCATCTTCGTCAACTTCACTAGGCGGATATCTCGTGTTACAGAGGTTGCTGGTGTCAACTGGGATACGAGGGATCCCGATGAAGAGCCAGATCACGACAAGTTGAAAGAGACGAGGTTCGAGTGGGCTCCACCGCTAGAGCAGCGGCTGAGGAGTGGGGTGGTGGTTGACCGGTATGGGAGGGTGCCTTTCAAAAGGGTAGGAACATATGTTTGGCCAAAGGAAAGACCAGTGGCGGTTATGGATCCAAAATGCACTGCTG AACAATCATCTTCGGACGACAATATCCCCGTCATCGGGATTTACTTGCACGGCGGTGGTTACTGCCAAATGTCGGCACACGAAAAAGTTAGGACTTCCAACATTCCTAGACGGCTCATGAAG GACAAACTCTTCACAGAGATCCATGCTGTAGAATATCGGTTGCTTCAACATGCACCATTACCTGCAGTTATTATTGATGCTGCGACTGTATACGCTCATGTCGTTAGAAAATACTATCAAAA TATTCCTGTTCCGCAACCGTCGTCTTCGGATACACCCTCTAATGGCAGTAACGTGGCCGTCCCTGTAGCGGACGGACAGAAAAAATGCAAGATCGTTTTGATTGGAGATAGTTCCGGAGGAAACTTGGTCTTAGCCCTGGCCCGTTGGATTCGAGACGAAGAGCAGCTGCCTATGCCAGATGGACTCCTTCTGTTCTCTCCGTCCTGCGATGCGTCTCACGCTTTCCCTTCCTCACCTTCCTACTACATCCCACGACCCAATGCTTCCACCGACTATCTAACGGATACACCAGAGCCTCGCGCCCTCCTTCAACGAACGTTCCTTGGATTCAAACATCGTCCACAAGACGCCTGGGAGAAAGAGAATAGCCAAAGAGATAG GATGACCTTGATGTGGTTGGGTTCAGCTGGTGCAGCTTCCGTCATCTCTCTCGGAAGGGGCCTCATGCGGAGCGTGAATTTTGGATCACCCCCGACGATCGGCGCAACCTGTTCTTCCTCAACGTTGAGTGTGCTTGACGATGCCGAACGGGCCAAAATACAGGAAGAAAATTGTAGGCTCATGCTCGTTGTCCACTCCGAATATGTCTCGCCCGCTAGTCCAAAAGTGTTGAAACGTTGGGGCCATCCGGTCGACATGTATGATGGCTCAAAACTATGCGAATGCAAGGGCGATCTTGATGGCGAGTGGGACTGTGATCATTCAAAGGACTCCGATccgaacaggaacaggaatcTACCGACCGCAAATTCAGAAGTCACATTGACAGGAGGCATCAAGAGGAAGATGGTCAAAGTCGGGGGTAATGAACACGCAAGGATTTTTCTTGGAACAGGCGGGCATGATTCGGATGCGGATTCTGTGTCTACCATGACTCCGGAGAACTCCCCACTTGCCCCTTATCATGTACCGGCGGTAGCACAGATGGAGACcttggaagaagagaggagtCTGATAACAGAGGGATTGAATGACACCCAATCAAATGAGCGTGGGAAGGATAATGACCAACAATCGCCACCTTCAATGTCGTCCGAAGTCAGGTTACCAACTCAAGCTGCCCATATCCCTTCGCACACCCATGCTGGCGAAACCGATAGCAACCACACTAGGACCGAAAGcaaggcttcttcatcaacagCGGTCACCACTCATGTTCCCCCAAAAATTACCATCACTCCTTTCGATGGCGAAGGTGAAGAGTTTCCTACTCCCCGACGTCATCTTCGCACTCGAGCTGGCGTTGAGGAGGAAAGTTATCATTACCACCATGCGCTCAAGTACTCTCGATACAAGAAGCTATTCGAAGGATTCCCGAAAACCCTCATCATGATCGGGGATGCGGAGAGGCTGACGATTGAGGTGAAGAATTTAGGTAGGGCGATGGCCCGGGATCTCGACGGGGACGACTGTGGAGGGAACCGCGTGAGGATGAGATGGATCAAGGATGCCGTGCATGACGTCTACATTATTCCTCCTGGGTGGTGGgacgagaaggaaaagaatatAGCGTGGGAGGATGTAAAGACGTGGATGAAGGAAATTCGGGATGAGTGA
- a CDS encoding uncharacterized protein (BUSCO:EOG09262DUV) has translation MSSFGSLFRVSTYGESHCASVGAIVDGVPPGLALTAEDIQAQLNRRRPGQSNLTTPRNEADAVQLQSGIEHGITLGTPIGLLVRNLDQRPHDYSETDLYPRPSHADYTYLEKYGVKASSGGGRSSARETIGRVAAGAIAEKYLKVAHGVEIVAFVSSVGKIAIPETKGEEDPESDEAADPVSPEFLKLIQTVTREQVDSHITRCPHPETAEKMVERILRAKERLDSIGGTVTCVIRNLPPGLGEPCFDKFEAKLAHAMLSIPATKAFEVGSGFRGCTVPGSKHNDPFIALPNGRLGTKSNWSGGIQGGITNGQDVYFRIGFKSPATISQAQQTAMYDGKMGELAARGRHDPCVVPRAIPIVEAMAAIVCVDMLMQQNARATATARLPAVTTLPPTMVLPPKPAN, from the exons ATGTCTTCTTTCGGTTCGTTGTTTCGTGTAAGCACCTACGGAGAAAGCCACTGTGCTTCTGTTGGTGCTATCGTTGATGGAGTTCCTCCA GGTCTCGCACTCACAGCTGAGGACATACAAGCTCAACTTAACCGCCGTCGTCCTGGTCAAAGCAACCTCACTACACCT CGTAACGAAGCAGATGCAGTCCAACTGCAGTCCGGTATCGAACATGGTATCACCCTTGGCACACCTATCGGCCTGCTCGTAAGGAACCTTGATCAGCGTCCACACGACTACAGCGAGACCGACCTCTATCCTCGTCCATCTCACGCCGATTACACGTATTTGGAGAAGTACGGTGTCAAGGCTTCCAGCGGTGGTGGCCGCTCCTCTGCTCGTGAAACGATTGGTCGTGTTGCTGCAG GTGCAATCGCTGAAAAATATCTCAAAGTTGCTCACGGTGTTGAAATCGTCGCATTCGTTAGCAGCGTTGGGAAGATTGCAATCCCCGAGACGAAGGGCGAGGAAGATCCCGAGAGTGATGAAGCTGCGG ACCCAGTTTCTCCTGAGTTCCTGAAACTTATCCAGACTGTCACCAGGGAACAAGTCGACTCTCATATCACCCGCTGCCCACACCCAGAGACCGCTGAAAAGATGGTCGAG AGAATCCTGCGTGCCAAGGAGAGACTGGACTCTATTGGAGGAACCGTTACTTGCGTGATCCGTAATCTTCCCCCAGGTCTTGGTGAACCGTGTTTCGACAAGTTCGAGGCGAAGCTCGCCCACGCCATGTTGAGCATTCCTGCCACCAAAGCCTTCGAAGTCGGTTCCGGCTTCCGCGGATGCACTGTCCCCGGTAGCAAACATAATGACCCATTCATTGCTTTGCCCAACGGCCGCTTGGGGACCAAGAGCAACTGGTCCGGAGGTATCCAGGGAGGTATCACCAATGGCCAGGATGTCTATTTCCGTATCGGGTTCAAGTCCCCTGCGACAATCTCTCAAGCTCAACAGACTGCGATGTACGATGGAAAGATGGGCGAACTGGCAGCTCGTGGAAGACATGACCCCTGTGTCGTTCCTCGTGCTATTCCTATCGTGGAAGCCATGGCCGCCATT GTGTGTGTGGATATGCTGATGCAACAAAATGCCCGAGCTACTGCCACTGCTAGGCTCCCGGCTGTTACTACTTTGCCACCTACCATGGTGCTCCCACCAAAACCTGCCAACTAG
- the PPI1_1 gene encoding cyclophilin peptidyl-prolyl cis-trans isomerase Cyp2: MSFLKRFMATASTASTKANVFFDVAINSNPAGRIVFKLYDNAVPKTSRNFRELATGQHGFGYAKSIFHRIIPGFMVQGGDFTNNNGTGGRSIYGPKFPDENFTTKHSRPGLLSMANAGPNTNGSQFFITTDVTPWLDGKHVVFGEVIEGMDVLKTIEEQGSAGGQPKTKVSITSSGTV, translated from the exons ATGTCCTTCTTAAAACGATTCATGGCTACTGCAAGCACGGCCTCTACAAA AGCCAATGTTTTT TTCGACGTGGCGATCAACTCAAACCCAGCTGGACGTATTGTGTTCAAGCTTTACGATAACGCCGTACCAAAGACATCGAGGAACTTCCGAGAGCTTGCAACAGGTCAACACGGCTTTGGTTACGCTAAAAGTATTTTCCACCGCATAATCCCTGGC tTCATGGTTCAGGGTGGAGACTTCACAAATAATAATGGCACGGGTGGAAGGTCAATCTACGGACCCAAGTTCCCCG ATGAAAACTTTACCACTAAACACTCCCGACCGGGCCTTTTGTCTATGGCGAACGCTGGCCCCAATACCAATGGTTCTCAG TTTTTCATTACCACCGACGTTACCCCATGG CTTGATGGCAAGCATGTCGTTTTCGGCGAAGTCATAGAGGGCATGGATGTTCTCAAAACAATTGAAGAACAAGGATCTGCCGGTGGACAACCCAAAACCAAGGTTTCCATCACGTCTTCGGGAACCGTTTAG
- the ILV2 gene encoding Acetolactate synthase, mitochondrial produces the protein MASKIRIAPQQFTRCHSTVAAGPSFLEARSRVREHARNISRTSTKGAQPLPTSRPTPAPGFQQLPTKNNNPNATYPGPGVDIPLNGPGLAPNAPLDHSFVGLSGGEIFHEMMLRHNVKHIFGYPGGAILPVFDAIYKSPHFDFILPRHEQGAGHMAEGYARVSGKPGVVLVTSGPGATNVITPMQDALSDGIPLVVFSGQVATSAIGSDAFQEADVIGISRSCTKWNVMVKDISELPRRINEAFKIATSGRPGPVLVDLPKDVTAGVLRTPLPYKATTPGINLGLPMNPLQSLEPPSDLASIRQAAELINRAHSPIIYAGNGILQSPNGPRLLAELSEKGNIPVTTTLQGLGAFDERKDRSLHMLGMHGSAYANFAMQQADVIIALGARFDDRVTGKVETFAPAARQAAKEGRGGIIHFEIMPKNVNKVVEASIPVLGDVTTNLAHLLPHISSAPRGPWFDKIREWKTKYPFTYTKGDASKGERMKPQEVIEELDAQVKHRKSDIVVTTGVGQHQMWAAQFYRWTEPRHMVTSGGLGTMGFGLPAAIGAKVALPHKTVIDIDGDASLSMTAMEMQTASQFGIGVKILILNNDFQGMVLQWQDLFYSHRYSHTAMVNPDFIKLAEAMGIHALRCNNSEELPAKMKEFLEWDDSKPVLMECLVEKAEHVFPMVPAGKALHEGIVHPSLREQT, from the exons TACTCCAGCCCCAGGATTCCAACAACTCCCAACCAAAAACAACAATCCCAACGCCACATATCCAGGTCCTGGCGTGGATATTCCCTTGAATGGCCCAGGTCTAGCGCCCAACGCTCCCCTCGATCATTCCTTCGTTGGTCTTTCTGGAGGTGAAATTTTTCATGAAATGATGCTTCGACACAACGTCAAACACATCTTTGGTTATCCCGGAGGCGccattcttcctgtcttCGATGCCATCTACAAGTCTCCCCACTTCGATTTCATTCTACCTAGACACGAACAGGGTGCAGGTCATATGGCAGAAGGTTATGCTCGCGTATCTGGCAAACCAGGTGTGGTATTGGTTACCTCCGGCCCAGGCGCAACCAATGTCATCACTCCAATGCAGGATGCATTGAGTGATGGTATTCCTCTTGTCGTCTTCTCCGGCCAGGTAGCCACATCAGCCATTGGGTCAGATGCATTCCAGGAAGCAGACGTGATCGGTATCTCTCGAAGCTGCACAAAGTGGAATGTCATGGTCAAGGATATTTCGGAGCTCCCTCGTCGTATAAACGAAGCATTCAAAATCGCCACCTCAGGGCGTCCTGGTCCTGTTCTCGTAGACTTGCCCAAGGATGTCACAGCTGGGGTCCTTCGCACCCCTCTCCCTTACAAAGCTACCACTCCCGGAATCAACCTTGGGTTACCCATGAACCCTCTGCAATCTCTTGAACCCCCTTCCGATCTCGCCTCGATCCGCCAGGCCGCCGAACTCATAAATCGGGCCCATTCACCTATCATCTACGCGGGTAACGGCATATTGCAGTCTCCCAACGGCCCACGCCTTCTAGCTGAACTTTCGGAAAAGGGTAACATCCCCGTAACGACAACGTTGCAAGGCCTTGGTGCCTTTGACGAAAGGAAGGATCGCTCTTTGCACATGCTCGGAATGCACGGCTCAGCGTATGCCAATTTTGCCATGCAACAAGCAGATGTCATCATTGCGCTGGGAGCTAGATTCGACGATCGTGTGACGGGGAAAGTCGAAACTTTTGCGCCTGCTGCAAGACAGGCTGCAAAGGAAGGCAGAGGAGGTATAATTCATTTTGAGATTATGCCGAAGAACGTGAACAAGGTTGTTGAAGCGTCCATTCCTGTCTTGGGAGACGTCACCACCAACCTTGCACATCTCCTTCCCCACATCTCGTCCGCACCGCGAGGCCCTTGGTTTGATAAAATACGGGAATGGAAAACCAAGTACCCTTTTACATACACCAAAGGGGATGCCTCCAAGGGAGAGAGAATGAAGCCACAGGAGGTCATTGAAGAGCTGGACGCTCAAGTGAAACACAGGAAGAGTGATATCGTTGTCACTACCGGTGTTGGCCAACATCAAATGTGGGCTGCACAGTTCTATAGGTGGACGGAACCCAGACACATGGTCACCAGTGGTGGACTAGGG ACTATGGGATTCGGTCTTCCTGCCGCTATCGGTGCTAAAGTAGCTCTCCCTCACAAAACGGTGATTGATATCGACGGGGATGCGAGTCTCAGTATGACCGCAATGGAGATGCAGACAGCGTCACAGTTCGGAATCGGAGTCAAAATCCTCATCTTGAACAACGATTTCCAAGGGATGGTGTTGCAGTGGCAGG ATCTTTTCTACTCCCACCGGTACTCCCACACTGCTATGGTGAACCCTGATTTCATAAAGCTTGCTGAAGCTATGGGTATTCACGCACTACGCTGTAATAACTCGGAAGAACTCCCCGCAAAGATGAAGGAGTTCTTGGAATGGGACGATTCAAAACCTGTGTTGATGGAGTGCTTGGTCGAAAAGGCCGAACACGTTTTCCCTATG GTACCAGCAGGTAAAGCTTTACATGAGGGAATTGTACACCCGAGTTTGAGAGAACAGACGTAG